AGGTCACGCGGCGCGTGTGGTCGAGGGACGTGACGACGACGAGCAGGTGGCCGCGCCGCTTCACCTCGGCCGCGAGCTCCACGACCGCCCCGTTGCGGCCGGAGTTGCTGACGATGATGAACGCGTCGGCCGGCTCGATGCGGTGCGCCGCCAGGATCTTCGCGGCCATGGCCGGGTCGCGCTCCAGGGACGGGTCGCGGAGCGTATCCAGCTGGTCCGGCGGGATCGCGTCCTCGAGGCGCAGCGGGTTCACGGGGACGAGACCGCCGGCGCGGTTCGCCATCTCCATGGCGAACGCCGCGGAGTGGCCGCTGCCGAAGACCTGGATCACGCCGCCGTCCATGATCGCGCGGGCGAGCGCCCGGCCCGCCTCCTCGATCGCGTCCAGTTGCGTCTCCTCTAGGCGCTTCAACACGCGGCGCGCTTCCTCGAAGAAGCGGCGCGCCGACAGGTTCGGGGCGGCGCCCTCGCCGCCGCGTCGTTCAGATGTCGCCATTTAGCAGATCCTCCTTCGGTTGCGCGGCATCGTACACCACGACACCGCCGACGACGGTCAGGAGCGGGCGGAGTTCGTCGTCGACCACGACGAAGTCGGCGTCCTTGCCCGCTTCCAGCGTGCCCTTGCGGTCGCCCCAGCCGATGAGCCGCGCCGGGTTGCGCGACGCCATGGCCAGGGCCTCGTTCAGGCTGCAGCCGAGCCGCTCCACGGCGTTGCGCACGCCCTGCATGAGGTTGAGCGTGCTGCCGGCCAGCGTCCCGTCCGGCAGGCGGCAGAAGCCCTGCTCGTCGACGATCACGCGGCGCGCGATCGACTTGTACTCCCCGGGCGGCAGGCCGGCGGTGGCCACGGCGTCCGAAATCAGGCAGACCCGGTCGACGCCCTTCGCGCGCAGCAGCAGTCGCATCGCCGCGGGGTGGACGTGCATCCCGTCGGCGATCAGCTCGGCGTGGACGCGGTCGTCGGCGAGGACGGCGCCGAGGGCGCCCGGCTCGCGGTGGTGCAGCCCGCGCATCGCGTTGTACGCATGCGTGCCCAGGCGGATGCCGGCGTCCACGCCGGCCTCGAACTGCTCGTACGTCGCGTCGGTGTGGCCGCCGGCGACCGTGATCCCTTTCCCTGCGGCGTGGCGGATCAGCTCAAGCGCGCCCGGCAACTCCGGCGCGATCGTCATGTGGGCCACGCGGCCGCCGCTGGCGGCGACGAAGCGCTCGAAGAGCTCGACGCTCGGCGCCTGCATCTCCTCCGCCGGCATGGCGCCCTTGCGGACGGGGTTCAGGAAGGGCCCCTCGAGGTGGATGCCGAGCATCTGCGCGCCCCATTCGGCGCGGTTGTCGGGCTCCGCGTCCCAGCGGCGCATCGCCTCGCCGATGATGCGCGCCGCCTCGAGCATGACGTCGAGGGCCGTCGTGCCGAGCGTCGGCCGGTAGGCCGTGGTGCCGCGGCTCGCGAGGAAGCGGCCGAGACCGCGGACGGCCGCCATCCCGCCGGTGAGGAGGTCCCAGCCGCCGCCGCCGTGGATGTGGATGTCGATGAGACCCGGAATGACGCGCGCGTTCGGGTACGACCGGTCCGCCCCGGTCCCGCCGGGCGTCCCGGCGTGGACCCCGCCCGTGCTTCCGCCGGCGCGGATGTCCGCGATGCGGCCGCCCTCCACCACGATGACCGCGTCGTGCAGGTCGCCGCCGGCGAGCGTGTGGACCGTGCCGGCGAAGAGCGTCCAGCGGCCGTCGCTCATCGCGCCGCGCCTCCCCCGTGCGCCGCGCGCGACGCGAGGCGCTCGGCATATCGCGCGCGCACGCGCGCGTTGTGCTCCTCCGCGGCGTCGAGGTTCCCGCTCATGATGACCGGCGGCTCCTCCCCGGCGGCGGCGAGGCGTGCGGCCGTCTCGGCCATGATCGCCTGGATGATGAATGCGCCGACGATCGTCGAGGTGGCGCCGACGCGCGCCGCCGAGCCGGGCAGCTCCAGCGCCGCGTCGCCCGGCACGCCGCCGTTGTCGATGGCGAGGTCGACCACGTCCTTCAGCTTCAGGCCGCTCGGGTGCCGCGAGGCCACGCTCTCCGTGTGCGCGAGCGACGTGACGCCGACCACCTTCAACCCACGGGCGCGGGCGCCCTGGGCCATCTCGATCGGGACGGCGTTCCGGCCTGAGTTGGAGAAGACGAAGAGCACGTCGCCGGCGCGCACCGGCTGGGTGGCGAGGATCACCTCGGCCAGACCGGGCAGCCGCTCCATGAGGCTGCTCTTCTCCCCGCCTTCATGAAGCATCAGGGATGGTTCCAGGATGGCGTTCAGCGGCACGAGCCCGCCGGCGCGGTGGAAGACCTCCTCCGCAAGGAGGTGCGAGTGGCCCGTGCCGAACGTGTGGATCCACCCGCCCTTGCGCAGGCAGTCCGCGCACCAGGACGCCGCCTGCTCGATCTTGTCCCGCTGGCTGGAGAAGACCTCGGCCAGCATGTCCGATACCCGTCGGTGGAACGTCTCCGCGACCAACATCGGGTTCGCAGACCTCCTTCAAGGACGCCGCGACAGGAGTCGCGCCGCCGCCTCGACCAGCCGCTCGCCCGCTTCAGGAGCGACGTGCGCCGCCAGGGCCTCGTATCCGCCTTCTTCGTAGGCGGTCCGGTCGGGCAGGTAGCCGGCGTGTCCGTTGGAGTAGCCGGCGACCATGGTCTCCGCCCACGGCGAGCGCCCGCGGACGGCCTGGCCCAGCGAGCTGAACGGCTCGCCCGGCAGCACGACGGCTCCGAAAGCCCCCAGGTCCAGGACGACGACCTCCGCCTCGTCCTCGAGCCACCGTCCGGACTGGAGGAGGGCCCACTCGCTCTGCGCGCCCTCGAACGCCGTGCGGTACAGCCGCTCCTCGCCTGGTGGGATCTCGCCCGCCTCCAGCCGGCGACGCGCCTCGCGCCAGCGCGCCTCGGCTTCCGCCAGTCGCGCCCGGGCCGCCTCCGGGGACGGCAGATCCTTGCGGGGCAGGGCGACGCGGTCCCGCAGCATGCGCACGTGCCCGGCCGCCGGCGCCTCCGCGGGCGCCTGCGCCAGCGCGCGCTCGAGCTCCTCATGCAGGATCTGCCCGAGCCGCCAGGCTTCATCGAAGTCCTGCGCCCGGCGCGTGAAGCGCGTGCTGATGTCCCCGGCCGCCCCGTTGACCACGCCGAGCCACGCGTCCGGCCGAGCGCGCGACCACGCCGCGCGCAGCCCGCCGATGAAGTCGGCGCTCACGGCGAGGTTCTCGGGCGGCAGCACCGTCGGGTGGCAGGCCGTCTGCAGGAGCACGCCGCGCAGCGGCCCGGTCGGCCAGCGCGCGCCGGCCCCGTCCCCCTCGGTCGGGTCGTCGAAGAACGCCCAGAAGACGTTCGTCGTGTCCGCCGGCTTCGCCGGGTCGCGCCGGTTGGCGCCGACGCTTGAGCGGAACGAACCGGCCACGACGATCGCGGGCCGCGCCTGGGCGACCGCCCGCCGCGCGACGGGCGCCGCCCGGCCGGGCAGGCTCTGAAGGTACTCCTCGGCGGCCTGCTCCTGCGGGGGGAGGGCGACGGTCGCCGGGCCGGCGTGCGTGTGCGTGCAGCTGACGACGATGTCCCCGGGCGCAACCCCGCTGGCATCGGCCGCCGCGCGGCGAATCCGCGCGACGTCATCCGACCGGAGAAGCAGAAGATCGAAGCACAGCCAGAGCACGCCATCGAGGAAGAGGGCCTGGACCGTGAGCGGATCGTGCACGGCCTGGGCCGGCGCCGTCCTTGCGCCGTAGCCGCCCATGGGGCAGGGGAGCCGCGGGGTGATGTCGCCCGCGGCCAGGCCCACGCGCCGGAGGCGGACCGCGCCCATCAGAGCCCGGCCTCTTCGATCTGCTTGATGAAGTCCCTCGCCGGGTCCTGCGGCATCATGCGCGCCGTGATCCGGTACCCGGCCTCCGCGATCTTCCGGTACAGCGCCGCGTCCTCGGGCGTGACGGCGACCGACCGCAGCACCATCTTGTACTGGGTGCCGGGAATCGGCGCCTGGTTGCCCACGTTGACCTCCTGGGGCCGGAGGCCCTTGTCGATCAGCTCCGCGGCGTCCGAGGCCAGCTTGGCGATGACCATGATCTTCTCTTTTTCCGCCTTGGGCGAGTTCACGTACGCGACGGTCTCGTCGATGCTCAGCACGGACGTCTTCACGCCGCGCGCCGCCTGGGGGAGCAGCATCTTCTGAATCGGATCCTGGGCCACCTTGTCGTTCGCGACGATCATGTGGTCCGCCCCCACGGCGTGCACCCATGCGACCGTCACCTGGCCGTGGATCAGGCGGTTGTCGATGCGCAGATGGACGACCGGCATGACAGTTCCCCCCTTTGCGCTCGATGGCGCCCCTTTGTCCGCCGGCGCTCAGCCGCCCTCCGCCTGGAGCGCCGCGCGCAGGTCGCGCAGGCCCTCCCGCCCGGCTTTGAGGGCGATGCGCACCAGCTCCTCGAGCCCCGCGTGCGCCCGCGCCGAGAGCACCTCGAGCAGCGCCGGCAGGCTCGCGCCCGTCACGACGGCCACGCGCGGCCGGCTCAACAGGTACGCCGACGTGTTGGCGGGGCTGCCGCCGAACAGGTCGGCCAGCACCAGCACCCCGTCGCCGCGGTCGAGGCGCTCGCACGCATCCTCCAGCGCGGCGCGGTACTCGTCGAGGTTCGTGTCCGGACGGAGCGAGGCCGCCTCGAGCCCCTCCTGCGCGCCGAAGATCATCTCGGCCGCGCCCTTCAGGCCGACCGGCAAGTCGCCGTGGCCGCACAGCAAAATGCCGACCAAATCCGCATGCCTCCCCGGTTCGTCAGGCCCCGCGAGGGGGCGGCGGCGCCCGCCCGCGGCGGCACGCGCGCCGCCCCCCGCCGGCTCACAGGATCCCGAGCGCGCTGGCCACGAAGGCCAGAACGGTGAGGATCAGGAGCACCATGACGGGGCTCAGCTTCAACCCGCGCAGCATCCAGTAGGCGAGCGCCGTGATGGCCACGGGCAACATGTAGGGCAGGAGCTGGTCGAGGATCTGCTGCAGCTCCACCGTCTTCTCGACGGCCTTGCCCTGCACGGTCGCGTGCTGCACGAGCTTCAGGGGCGTCGTCACCCCGGACATGATGCTCGGCACGAAGCCGCCGATCACCGTGAGTCCAAGGATCGTCGCGCCCTCCGTCAGCCGCTGCAGCCGCCCGCCCGCCACCTCGGCGACGATGCCCGTGCCCTGCCGGTAGCCTGCCCAGAAGAGCGGGAACATGAGAGCCGTGAACAGGAGGCCCGAGAGGATCATGAGGAACGGGCCGACGGCGCTGCCGTTGAGCGCGAGGGTCGCCGCGAACACGGCGACGATCGGCCGGTAGAGGATGGCCTGGATGGTGTCGCCGATGCCCGCGAGCGGTCCCATGAGGCCGACCTTCACGCTGTCCGCCGCCTCGCCCGCGCCCTTCTCCTCAAGAGCCACGGCGGCGCCGAAGATGGGCGGAGACCCGATCTGCGGGTTCGTGTTGTAGAAGGAGATGTGGCGCTTCATCGCCTCGATCAGCCGCTCGCGCTCCGGGTAGACCTTCTGGAGGATCGGCAGCATCGACCACAGCCAGCCGAGCGCCTGCATCCGCTCGTAGTTCCACGACCACTGCAGCGTGATGAAGTGGCGCCACATGGCGCGCCGCAGGTCCGCGGGCGTCACGCGGCTCTCCTCCGCCTGCGCCGCCGCCTCAGGCTTCAGGCTCGACATGCTCTTCACCACCCTTGAG
This DNA window, taken from Clostridia bacterium, encodes the following:
- a CDS encoding SIS domain-containing protein — encoded protein: MATSERRGGEGAAPNLSARRFFEEARRVLKRLEETQLDAIEEAGRALARAIMDGGVIQVFGSGHSAAFAMEMANRAGGLVPVNPLRLEDAIPPDQLDTLRDPSLERDPAMAAKILAAHRIEPADAFIIVSNSGRNGAVVELAAEVKRRGHLLVVVTSLDHTRRVTSRHPSGKKLHEFGDIVIDNCGPYGDALLEVEGLKARVCSISSITGGFIAQGLTAAIAAEMLRHGQEPPVLLSANVDGGDEHNARLFERYQGRIVYAVPKR
- the nagA gene encoding N-acetylglucosamine-6-phosphate deacetylase; this translates as MSDGRWTLFAGTVHTLAGGDLHDAVIVVEGGRIADIRAGGSTGGVHAGTPGGTGADRSYPNARVIPGLIDIHIHGGGGWDLLTGGMAAVRGLGRFLASRGTTAYRPTLGTTALDVMLEAARIIGEAMRRWDAEPDNRAEWGAQMLGIHLEGPFLNPVRKGAMPAEEMQAPSVELFERFVAASGGRVAHMTIAPELPGALELIRHAAGKGITVAGGHTDATYEQFEAGVDAGIRLGTHAYNAMRGLHHREPGALGAVLADDRVHAELIADGMHVHPAAMRLLLRAKGVDRVCLISDAVATAGLPPGEYKSIARRVIVDEQGFCRLPDGTLAGSTLNLMQGVRNAVERLGCSLNEALAMASRNPARLIGWGDRKGTLEAGKDADFVVVDDELRPLLTVVGGVVVYDAAQPKEDLLNGDI
- a CDS encoding SIS domain-containing protein — encoded protein: MLVAETFHRRVSDMLAEVFSSQRDKIEQAASWCADCLRKGGWIHTFGTGHSHLLAEEVFHRAGGLVPLNAILEPSLMLHEGGEKSSLMERLPGLAEVILATQPVRAGDVLFVFSNSGRNAVPIEMAQGARARGLKVVGVTSLAHTESVASRHPSGLKLKDVVDLAIDNGGVPGDAALELPGSAARVGATSTIVGAFIIQAIMAETAARLAAAGEEPPVIMSGNLDAAEEHNARVRARYAERLASRAAHGGGAAR
- a CDS encoding PTS sugar transporter subunit IIB, translating into MPVVHLRIDNRLIHGQVTVAWVHAVGADHMIVANDKVAQDPIQKMLLPQAARGVKTSVLSIDETVAYVNSPKAEKEKIMVIAKLASDAAELIDKGLRPQEVNVGNQAPIPGTQYKMVLRSVAVTPEDAALYRKIAEAGYRITARMMPQDPARDFIKQIEEAGL
- a CDS encoding PTS sugar transporter subunit IIA, which produces MVGILLCGHGDLPVGLKGAAEMIFGAQEGLEAASLRPDTNLDEYRAALEDACERLDRGDGVLVLADLFGGSPANTSAYLLSRPRVAVVTGASLPALLEVLSARAHAGLEELVRIALKAGREGLRDLRAALQAEGG